The following coding sequences lie in one Fundulus heteroclitus isolate FHET01 chromosome 20, MU-UCD_Fhet_4.1, whole genome shotgun sequence genomic window:
- the LOC105927110 gene encoding amphoterin-induced protein 1, which yields MLGASRGSFILFLHLVLLFPEVRVNKLRKGKLLDYQTLCVCAGNIISCSKVNLTDVTVDLPEYTAVLDLSFNSIKELRAAWTIKDLKSLEKMLLNNNGLTFLSSEAFVHVPQLRYLDLSYNGLKLLDEFIFEPLEHLEVLLLFKNRISQIDRTAFSTMGALQKLYLSHNQISRLPLEVLKERSKQDSFKLLDVSSNKIKVLPVQELQAMRAWIKNSVYFHNNPLTCSCELYNLVAIWHLRGLGSASNFAGNHTCGGSGKQNVKILDLNCTEVNVLKKEAYLEQTLLLDCDTRQKYMSKSWVLPGNITEFPTNRSDVKDGGNYLSVGPLKVEDSGVYTCHATNGSFSDTLHINLVVYNYTKRGGLDDLKTAYTTLGACVISVVLILAYLYVTPRCCAYCSSGTMEKDEPGESLHSSTVSLPVSHGDRGAEAGPFVFRHGASQDSKDLQELNGRLNPIGEEDEEWPKESRKS from the coding sequence ATGTTGGGGGCCTCAAGAGGATCCTTCATCCTATTTCTTCATCTGGTTTTACTATTTCCTGAGGTTAGAGTTAACAAGCTGCGGAAAGGAAAGCTCCTGGACTACCAaacgttgtgtgtgtgtgccggtAACATCATCAGCTGCTCTAAAGTGAATCTGACCGACGTTACCGTCGATCTTCCTGAATACACAGCTGTTCTGGATCTCAGCTTTAACTCCATCAAAGAACTCCGTGCCGCATGGACCATAAAGGATCTCAAAAGTCTGGAGAAGATGCTGCTGAACAACAACGGCCTCACCTTCCTCTCCTCTGAGGCGTTTGTGCATGTGCCACAGCTTCGTTACCTGGACCTGTCCTATAATGGCCTTAAGCTCCTGGATGAGTTCATTTTTGAGCCGCTAGAACACCTGGAGGTGCTTCTGCTGTTCAAGAACCGCATATCTCAAATCGATCGCACTGCCTTCTCCACCATGGGCGCCCTGCAGAAGCTCTACCTGAGCCACAATCAGATCTCGCGCTTGCCCTTGGAGGTGCTGAAGGAGCGAAGCAAGCAGGATTCTTTCAAACTGCTGGATGTTTCCTCAAACAAAATCAAAGTCTTGCCAGTGCAGGAGCTCCAGGCCATGCGTGCCTGGATCAAGAACAGCGTCTACTTCCACAACAACCCTCTGACGTGCAGCTGCGAGCTGTATAACCTGGTTGCCATCTGGCACCTCAGAGGGCTGGGGTCTGCCTCCAACTTTGCAGGCAACCACACGTGTGGTGGATCGGGtaagcaaaatgtaaaaatactgGATCTGAACTGCACTGAGGTCAACGTTCTGAAGAAAGAGGCCTACCTGGAGCAGACCCTGCTTCTAGACTGCGACACCCGACAGAAGTACATGAGTAAGAGTTGGGTACTGCCAGGAAACATCACAGAATTTCCGACAAACCGCTCCGACGTTAAGGATGGTGGTAATTACCTCAGCGTCGGGCCCCTGAAGGTGGAGGACTCCGGCGTTTACACCTGCCATGCTACCAATGGCTCCTTCAGTGACACGCTGCACATCAATCTGGTCGTGTACAACTACACAAAGCGGGGCGGACTggatgatttaaaaacagcatacaCCACCCTGGGAGCATGCGTGATTAGCGTAGTTTTGATCCTTGCCTACCTCTACGTCACGCCTCGTTGCTGCGCTTATTGCTCCAGCGGGACCATGGAGAAGGACGAGCCCGGGGAGAGCCTCCACTCCTCGACCGTGAGCCTCCCCGTGTCTCACGGAGACCGAGGAGCGGAGGCCGGGCCCTTCGTCTTCAGACACGGGGCCTCGCAGGACAGCAAGGATCTGCAGGAGCTGAACGGGAGACTAAATCCAATAGGGGAGGAAGACGAGGAGTGGCCAAAGGAGAGCAGGAAGAGCTAA